One genomic segment of Helianthus annuus cultivar XRQ/B chromosome 14, HanXRQr2.0-SUNRISE, whole genome shotgun sequence includes these proteins:
- the LOC110905761 gene encoding probable prolyl 4-hydroxylase 10, producing MSTISLFSMLILLVLEVHSIPSYFPNIHYDLSSVVHRITGRSDGRVDRSVEMISWEPRAVIYHNFLSKDECEHVINIAKPHMKKSTVIDKIKGEIEDKWFRTGYITNLERGQDETIGAIEKRIADLTFLPVEYGEGFEVLRYEVGQKFVIHHDYPIGEHFTKDGGHTVATIVIYLSDVEEGGEEVFPLAKGNISALACWNGKYTTHDGKGGGGLSVKPKMGDALLFWNIKPDGTMDLSSLYGGCPVIKGSKWSATKGIHFKEFKSWD from the exons ATGTCGACTATCAGTTTGTTTTCTATGTTGATCCTTCTCGTTCTTGAAGTTCATTCTATTCCAAGTTATTTTCCAAACATCCACTATGATCTAAGCTCCGTTGTTCATCGCATTACTGGCAG AAGTGATGGCAGAGTAGATCGTTCGGTTGAAATGATCTCATGGGAGCCTAGAGCCGTCATCTATCATAATTTCCTG TCGAAAGACGAGTGCGAACACGTAATTAATATCGCTAAACCTCATATGAAAAAGTCGACAGTTATTGACAAGATAAAGGGTGAGATCGAAGATAAATG GTTTCGTACAGGTTATATTACAAATCTTGAGCGAGGACAAGATGAAACCATTGGAGCTATTGAGAAAAGGATTGCAGACCTCACCTTCTTACCTGTAG AGTATGGCGAAGGATTTGAAGTTCTCCGGTATGAAGTAGGTCAGAAATTTGTAATTCATCATGACTATCCTATTGGTGAACATTTCACCAAGGACGGGGGTCATACGGTGGCTACAATTGTGATATACCT ATCAGATGTTGAAGAAGGGGGTGAGGAAGTATTCCCTTTGGCAAAGGGAAACATTAGTGCTTTAGCTTGTTGGAATGGAAAATATACAACACATGATGGAAAAGGTGGTGGAGGGTTATCTGTTAAACCAAAAATGGGGGATGCCTTACTTTTCTGGAACATAAAACCTGATGGAACTATGGATCTTTCAAGTCTTTATG GTGGGTGCCCTGTTATCAAGGGAAGCAAGTGGTCCGCTACAAAAGGGATTCACTTCAAAGAGTTTAAGTCTTGGGACTAA